The Diaphorobacter ruginosibacter genome contains a region encoding:
- a CDS encoding thiamine pyrophosphate-dependent dehydrogenase E1 component subunit alpha, with product MTDLLSLFRTMVRIRAFEDAAEAASQGGVSWGGAATGKPGEVRVKGPLHLSTGQEAVATGVCAHLGPEDLLTSTHRGHGHTLAKGADSTKMMCELFGRATGYNAGKGGSMHIADFSVGMLGANGVVTAGLPIAVGAAHALKIRKTGAIAVSFFGDGAINRGPFLEALNWAQVFKLPVLFVCEDNQISATTKSAPMTAGTNAASARAQSLDIEATRVDGNDVEAVSDAASQLIAQIRAGSGPRLLHAITYRQKGHVSVDPATYRKQEEVAEALKDDPILRARALLAQRGLGEQAARIEAEAKAEIDAAVAAASAAPAPDAAAAYTDILTTGEGMWK from the coding sequence ATGACAGATCTGCTTTCTCTATTCCGAACCATGGTGCGCATACGCGCATTCGAAGATGCCGCCGAGGCCGCCAGCCAGGGCGGCGTGAGCTGGGGCGGCGCCGCGACGGGCAAGCCCGGTGAAGTGCGCGTGAAGGGACCGCTGCACCTGTCCACGGGACAGGAAGCCGTGGCCACCGGCGTATGCGCCCATCTGGGGCCCGAAGATCTGCTCACATCGACCCATCGCGGCCACGGCCATACGCTGGCCAAGGGCGCCGATTCGACGAAGATGATGTGCGAGCTGTTCGGCCGCGCCACCGGCTACAACGCAGGCAAGGGTGGGTCTATGCACATTGCGGACTTCTCGGTCGGCATGCTCGGTGCGAACGGCGTGGTGACGGCCGGCCTGCCGATCGCCGTGGGGGCCGCGCACGCCCTCAAGATCCGCAAGACCGGGGCCATCGCCGTGAGCTTCTTCGGCGACGGCGCGATCAATCGCGGGCCGTTTCTCGAAGCGCTGAACTGGGCGCAGGTGTTCAAGCTGCCCGTGCTCTTTGTCTGCGAGGACAACCAGATCTCGGCCACCACGAAATCCGCGCCGATGACGGCCGGCACCAACGCTGCAAGCGCCCGCGCGCAGTCCCTCGACATCGAGGCGACGCGCGTGGATGGCAACGACGTGGAGGCGGTGAGCGATGCCGCGTCACAGTTGATCGCACAGATCCGTGCAGGTTCGGGGCCGCGCCTGCTGCACGCGATCACCTATCGCCAGAAAGGCCACGTATCCGTGGATCCTGCCACCTACCGCAAGCAGGAGGAAGTGGCCGAGGCGCTCAAGGACGACCCGATTCTTCGCGCCCGCGCACTGCTCGCACAGCGCGGCCTGGGCGAGCAGGCGGCGCGCATCGAAGCCGAGGCGAAGGCCGAGATCGACGCGGCCGTCGCCGCAGCCTCCGCAGCCCCCGCGCCCGATGCAGCCGCTGCATACACCGACATTCTGACAACCGGCGAAGGGATGTGGAAATGA